In Spinacia oleracea cultivar Varoflay chromosome 5, BTI_SOV_V1, whole genome shotgun sequence, a single window of DNA contains:
- the LOC110793962 gene encoding uncharacterized protein: protein MNAPKEPKVKTPTIEAYDGTTDPDMHLVAYRHHMYVQGTNEATWCKYFPTTLKGVASKWFERLPPGSIASFNELQALFSTRFMAYKEERKTSMHLGRIQQGKDESLRSSVKRFNLEAGQIPDLPDGVSFDNFVRGLKKGSFKFDLVKKSVRTMEEVLDEVESFIHATEICSVSKDGKAGEATDSSGKKEKTDRKVSRVNGTWALSKEHDTNSPGQKRGRLQEREYFEYNTDLLTILVDVGTRFDLERPFPMKSPAENRDPKLYCQFHEDIGHDTKDCRSLKKALDGLPSKGHLKNYLQRRNHGTGKSQYKKNKSPVSATEGNHSEGGFVAVISGGPAAGGPTMRGQKDYARRLGQVMLSEKSPMDPFPRVEICESDGGRVATPHDDPLVVEIKISNMRVKRILIDTGSSSDIMSMECLSRLAHDPKTIESIHYPIIGFGGRIIHPVGVITLPVRIGGCNDGRKMGVDFLIVKDLTAYNVILGCPTVNKIKEVVVTHLMLLKNVCDDGAIGTIHGDQQQARDCYLTTLNPSAWRKDPAGIKGKRKY, encoded by the coding sequence ATGAACGCCCCAAAAGAGCCTAAAGTCAAAACTCCTACcattgaagcttatgacggTACTACAGACCCAGACATGCACCTAGTTGCGTACCGCCAccacatgtatgttcaaggaaccaatgaagccacaTGGTGCAAGTACTTTCCAACTACCCTCAAAGGAGTAGCGTCCAAATGGTTCGAACGACTGCCTCCAGGATCAATTGCCTCCTTCAACGAGTTACAGGCCCTGTTTTCCACCAGGTTTATGGcatacaaggaagaaaggaaaacaagtaTGCACCTGGGCCGCATTCAAcaagggaaagacgagtctTTGCGAAGCTCTGTTAAACGTTTCAATCTGGAAGCAGGACAAATCCCAGATCTGCCGGATGGCGTCTCCTTCGACAATTTTGTCAGAGGCCTGAAGAAGGGATCATTCAAGTTTGACTTAGTTAAGAAGAGTGTGCGAACGATGGAAGAAGTCCTGGACGAGGTCGAGTCCTTTATTCATGCCACGGAAATATGCAGTGTGTCCAAAGATGGGAAGGCTGGAGAGGCGACAGACTCATCCGGGAAGAAAGAAAAGACTGACAGGAAGGTCTCACGAGTTAATGGCACTTGGGCTCTCTCgaaagagcatgataccaatTCTCCTGGGCAAAAGAGAGGGCGGCTGCAGGAGAGAGAATATTTTGAATATAATACAGACCTTCTCACCATCCTAGTGGACGTGGGGACCAGGTTCGACCTTGAACGACCCTTCCCAATGAAGTCTCCTGCTGAGAATCGAGATCCTAAGCTGTATTGCCAGTTCCACGAAGATATAGGTCATGATACCAAAGATTGTAGAAGTCTGAAGAAGGCCCTGGATGGCCTACCTTCCAAGGGGCACCTGAAGAACTACCTCCAAAGAAGAAATCACGGCACGGGAAAAAGCCaatataagaaaaacaagtcacCTGTCTCAGCTACAGAAGGAAATCACAGCGAAGGGGGATTCGTAGCCGTCATATCAGGAGGGCCAGCTgctggaggacccaccatgagggGACAGAAAGATTATGCCCGCCGGCTAGGTCAAGTGATGTTATCAGAAAAGTCACCAATGGATCCATTCCCCCGGGTAGAAATATGTGAATCAGATGGAGGACGCGtagccaccccgcatgacgaccCTCTCGTTGTCGAGATCAAGATCTCCAACATGAGGGTAAAACGCATATTGATAGATACAGGAAGTTCATCTGATATAATGAGCATGGAGTGTCTAAGCCGTCTAGCACATGACCCTAAGACAATTGAAAGCATCCACTACCCTATCATTGGCTTTGGAGGAAGAATCATACACCCTGTGGGCGTCATTACCTTGCCAGTACGAATAGGAGGATGTAATGATGGAAGAAAGATGGGTGTGGACTTCCTAATCGTCAAGGACTTGactgcatacaatgtcatcttgggaTGTCCCACGGTGAACAAGATCAAAGAAGTGgtcgtcacccatctcatgCTCCTGAAGAATGTATGTGACGACGGAGCGATAGGAACtatacatggagatcaacagCAAGCACGGGACTGCTACCTCACCACTCTTAACCCGTCAGCATGGAGGAAGGACCCGGCTGGAATCAAAGGCAAGAGAAAGTATTAA